Proteins co-encoded in one Methylomonas albis genomic window:
- a CDS encoding GGDEF domain-containing protein, whose protein sequence is MTLPTNCANACGNLRLIWAGQEFAVNASIGISALAGTAGNIADALYHADSACYEAKKKGRNQIHVYSYLARQCPALPIFNC, encoded by the coding sequence ATGACATTGCCAACGAATTGTGCGAATGCGTGCGGAAATTTGCGCCTGATTTGGGCGGGCCAAGAGTTTGCGGTCAACGCCAGCATCGGCATCAGCGCGCTGGCCGGTACCGCTGGCAATATTGCGGACGCACTGTACCACGCCGATTCAGCTTGCTACGAAGCCAAGAAAAAAGGCCGTAACCAAATCCACGTCTATAGCTACCTTGCCCGTCAATGCCCCGCGTTGCCAATATTCAATTGCTGA
- a CDS encoding aspartate carbamoyltransferase: MTKIFIVFIALFIFTAILHADEKNTNTQAKILEKSLDSLLPYTVEQTESSFTKTRHGGVQHVVAKSATDSMLIASIQTHLRKMIGQFRKGDFSTTERMHGANMPGLMQLKTAKSADIRFAYRDLENGGQIRYYSEYPQFVSALHEWFDAQARAHGNVDLPSDIQHHLAKSE, encoded by the coding sequence ATGACAAAAATCTTTATAGTCTTCATCGCTCTGTTCATTTTTACCGCCATCCTGCACGCCGACGAAAAAAACACGAATACCCAAGCTAAAATCCTGGAGAAATCTTTGGACAGCTTATTACCTTACACAGTCGAGCAAACCGAGTCATCTTTTACCAAAACGAGACACGGCGGCGTGCAACATGTCGTAGCCAAATCCGCAACCGATAGCATGTTGATAGCATCGATTCAGACCCATTTGCGTAAAATGATCGGGCAATTCAGAAAAGGCGATTTTTCGACAACTGAACGCATGCATGGTGCCAATATGCCTGGGCTTATGCAGTTAAAAACAGCCAAATCGGCTGATATAAGATTCGCGTATCGAGACTTGGAAAATGGTGGCCAAATTCGTTATTACAGCGAATATCCGCAATTTGTTTCGGCGCTACACGAATGGTTTGACGCTCAGGCACGCGCGCATGGTAACGTCGATCTACCCAGCGATATACAGCACCATTTAGCTAAATCTGAATAA
- a CDS encoding thiol-disulfide oxidoreductase DCC family protein — MPADTERQNDQPLTVYYDGACPKCVRDRDSYQKLSGATDQQVCWFDITGQESRLCELGIDPKLALSELHVRKVDGSVVTELDAYIVLMAKVPKLKPLAWLIGLPFIRPLLARMYHWQVNHRLQRRGLQ, encoded by the coding sequence ATGCCAGCCGATACCGAACGCCAAAATGACCAGCCATTGACCGTTTATTATGACGGTGCCTGTCCGAAATGCGTCCGCGACAGAGATTCCTACCAAAAACTCTCCGGTGCTACGGACCAGCAAGTCTGTTGGTTTGATATTACCGGCCAGGAAAGCCGGTTGTGCGAGCTGGGCATCGATCCAAAACTAGCCTTATCAGAATTGCACGTGCGTAAAGTCGACGGCAGTGTCGTCACCGAGTTGGATGCCTACATCGTGTTGATGGCTAAAGTGCCTAAGCTAAAACCGCTCGCCTGGTTGATTGGTCTGCCATTCATTCGGCCCTTGTTAGCCAGAATGTATCATTGGCAGGTAAATCACCGGTTGCAGCGTAGAGGTTTGCAATAA
- a CDS encoding MBL fold metallo-hydrolase yields MPRQDFPENSQQWVCLQCGYNMIGEMPDVCPFCGAHHDQFMAWDEAEKAYRVTVHPVNDVVSQLLSEPKLGLEHSAYRIETADGAVWIDSPSAFNRDLAPVQSILFTHHHFLGASNQYRRIWNAEVWLHELDAKHHLVDLFDIDRRFTEDFSHRGVEAYHVGGHTPGFTFYIYRDVLFICDYVFLTSSGLCFNPYGPESETRKQAQRIYQIIGTKSLKTVCAYNYVANFSDWLPGFERLLSVT; encoded by the coding sequence ATGCCTCGCCAAGACTTCCCGGAAAACTCTCAACAATGGGTTTGCCTGCAATGTGGTTATAACATGATCGGCGAGATGCCGGACGTGTGCCCGTTTTGCGGCGCCCACCACGATCAGTTCATGGCTTGGGACGAAGCCGAAAAGGCCTATCGCGTCACCGTTCATCCGGTAAACGATGTGGTCAGCCAATTGCTGTCGGAGCCGAAACTGGGTTTGGAACACAGCGCGTACCGTATTGAAACCGCGGATGGTGCGGTGTGGATTGATTCGCCGTCGGCATTTAATCGCGATTTGGCGCCGGTGCAAAGCATACTATTCACCCACCACCATTTCCTAGGCGCGTCTAATCAATACCGGCGAATCTGGAACGCCGAGGTCTGGTTGCATGAACTGGATGCCAAGCACCATTTGGTCGATTTATTCGACATCGACCGGCGTTTCACTGAGGACTTCAGCCACCGTGGCGTAGAGGCTTACCACGTCGGCGGCCATACGCCGGGATTTACCTTTTATATCTACCGGGATGTGTTGTTCATCTGCGACTACGTGTTTCTGACGTCATCCGGGCTGTGTTTCAATCCATACGGACCGGAATCGGAAACCCGCAAACAAGCGCAACGGATTTACCAAATCATCGGCACGAAATCCCTTAAAACGGTTTGTGCTTATAACTACGTTGCAAACTTTTCGGACTGGCTGCCGGGATTCGAACGGCTGTTATCGGTGACGTGA
- the fumC gene encoding class II fumarate hydratase — MNAESSKVRIEMDSFGEIAVPAEKYWGAQTQRSLQHFKIGNERLPRPLIRALGIVKRCAALANIEVVNIDVTIAQAIAEAAQKVIEGELDEHFPLVIWQTGSGTQSNMNANEVIANLACERLGGALGSKIPVHPNDHCNRSQSSNDVFPTAMHIATVEQLHQLLIPALQRLHQVLHDKSQAWDSIIKIGRTHLQDATPLTLGQEFSGYATQVQLAIERINDSVKRLYPLAQGGTAVGTGLNAKPGFAEAFAEQVASFTGLPFVSAHNRFEAMASHDALVEISGVLNSIAVSLNKIANDVRLLGSGPRCGLGELMLPENEPGSSIMPGKVNPTQCEALSMVCAQVIGNHVTVTFAGAQGHLELNAFKPVIIYNVLQSIRLLADAAISFTDHCLAGIVPNTERIEQLMQQSLMLVTALVPQIGYDNAARIAKAAMANRSTLREEAIASGLISAEGFDAIVCPARMVGTK, encoded by the coding sequence ATGAACGCGGAGTCTTCCAAAGTGCGGATCGAGATGGACTCTTTTGGCGAAATCGCCGTGCCGGCCGAGAAATACTGGGGCGCGCAAACTCAACGATCTTTACAGCATTTCAAAATCGGTAACGAACGACTGCCCAGGCCGCTGATTCGGGCGCTTGGTATCGTCAAGCGTTGCGCGGCACTGGCTAACATCGAAGTCGTTAATATCGACGTTACGATTGCGCAGGCGATTGCCGAAGCCGCGCAGAAAGTCATAGAAGGCGAATTGGACGAACACTTTCCCTTAGTGATCTGGCAAACCGGTTCCGGCACCCAATCCAATATGAATGCCAACGAGGTCATCGCCAATCTGGCCTGCGAACGACTCGGCGGCGCGCTAGGTTCAAAAATACCGGTGCATCCCAACGATCATTGCAATCGCAGCCAATCCAGCAACGATGTGTTCCCAACCGCGATGCATATCGCCACAGTTGAGCAATTGCATCAATTACTGATTCCGGCCCTGCAACGCCTGCATCAGGTGTTGCACGATAAATCCCAGGCCTGGGACAGCATCATCAAAATCGGCCGCACGCATCTGCAGGACGCCACGCCGTTGACCTTAGGCCAGGAGTTTTCAGGCTATGCCACGCAAGTACAACTAGCTATCGAGCGTATTAACGACAGTGTTAAACGTTTGTACCCGCTGGCTCAAGGCGGTACGGCGGTCGGCACCGGTCTGAATGCCAAGCCGGGTTTTGCGGAAGCCTTTGCCGAACAGGTGGCGAGTTTTACCGGCTTGCCGTTTGTGTCCGCCCACAACAGGTTCGAGGCAATGGCCAGCCATGATGCGTTGGTGGAAATCTCTGGGGTGTTGAATTCCATCGCAGTTAGCCTCAACAAAATCGCCAACGATGTGCGCCTGCTGGGTTCCGGGCCGCGTTGCGGCTTGGGGGAATTGATGCTTCCCGAAAACGAGCCCGGTTCATCCATCATGCCCGGCAAGGTCAATCCTACCCAATGCGAGGCCTTGAGCATGGTGTGCGCACAGGTTATAGGCAACCACGTGACGGTGACATTCGCCGGCGCGCAAGGGCATCTGGAGCTTAACGCTTTCAAGCCGGTGATCATTTACAACGTCTTGCAATCGATCCGCTTACTCGCCGACGCCGCCATCAGTTTTACCGACCATTGTCTGGCCGGTATCGTGCCGAACACTGAACGTATCGAGCAGTTAATGCAGCAATCGTTGATGTTGGTGACCGCCTTGGTGCCGCAGATCGGTTACGACAATGCCGCGCGTATCGCCAAGGCGGCGATGGCCAATCGCAGTACACTGCGGGAAGAAGCTATTGCCAGCGGCTTGATTAGTGCCGAAGGTTTTGATGCCATCGTTTGCCCGGCGCGCATGGTCGGCACAAAATAG